In Cupriavidus taiwanensis, the following are encoded in one genomic region:
- the pilB gene encoding type IV-A pilus assembly ATPase PilB, whose amino-acid sequence MTLGLALAQSRRIAPALLAQLEQAAREKQSQLIDEIVGSGTMSAHDLALFAADKYQLPLLDLAQYNLAKVPPALAGNREFHAHRLLPLGRRENRLVLATSDPSNQAGLDAIRDKYKLPVEAVVVEHDKLMKHVRAAGEALGTLKNISPVQAERKLIEYDPVAAAGNQRNRTTADNIDDAPVVRFLQKLLTEAFHRGASDLHFEPFETFYRIRFRVDGVLQEVARPPLDIRDKIATRIKVLSRLDISEKRVPQDGRMKLLIALPKDKDAKETVEKAVDFRVSTLPTLFGEKIVMRILESSSDKLDIDQLGYEPEQKALLLDVIKRPYGMVLVTGPTGSGKTVSLYTFLNLLNQGDINISTAEDPAEIQLPGINQVNVNDKAGLTFAAALRSFLRQDPDIIMVGEIRDLETADISIKAAQTGHLVLSTLHTNDAPTTLTRLMNMGVAPFNIASSVLMITAQRLARRLCTCKRQGEIPREALLEAGFRERDLDGSWQPWHPVGCERCNGSGYKGRCGIYQVMPITEAMQEIILAHGTALQIAEQARKDGVLSLREAGLLKVRQGVTSLEEVLATTNT is encoded by the coding sequence ATGACACTCGGACTTGCCCTGGCCCAGAGCCGGCGTATCGCGCCCGCCCTGCTTGCTCAGCTGGAGCAGGCCGCGCGTGAAAAGCAATCGCAGCTGATCGACGAGATCGTCGGCAGCGGCACCATGAGCGCGCACGACCTGGCGCTGTTCGCCGCGGACAAGTACCAGCTGCCGCTGCTCGACCTGGCCCAGTACAACCTGGCCAAGGTGCCGCCGGCGCTGGCCGGCAACCGTGAATTCCATGCCCACCGGCTGCTGCCGCTGGGCCGGCGCGAGAACCGGCTGGTGCTGGCGACTTCCGATCCGTCCAACCAGGCCGGCCTGGACGCGATCCGCGACAAGTACAAGCTGCCGGTCGAAGCGGTGGTGGTCGAGCACGACAAGCTGATGAAGCATGTGCGCGCCGCCGGCGAGGCGCTGGGCACGCTGAAGAACATCTCGCCGGTGCAGGCCGAGCGCAAGCTGATCGAATACGATCCGGTGGCCGCCGCCGGCAACCAGCGCAACCGCACCACGGCCGACAATATCGACGACGCCCCGGTGGTGCGCTTCCTGCAGAAGCTGCTGACCGAGGCCTTCCACCGCGGCGCCTCGGACCTGCACTTCGAGCCGTTCGAAACCTTCTACCGCATCCGCTTCCGCGTCGACGGCGTGCTGCAGGAAGTCGCGCGCCCGCCGCTGGATATCCGCGACAAGATCGCGACCCGCATCAAGGTGCTGTCGCGCCTGGATATTTCTGAAAAGCGCGTGCCGCAGGACGGCCGCATGAAGCTGCTGATCGCGCTGCCCAAGGACAAGGATGCCAAGGAAACCGTCGAGAAGGCGGTGGACTTCCGCGTGTCAACGCTGCCCACGCTGTTCGGCGAGAAGATCGTGATGCGGATCCTGGAATCGTCGTCCGACAAGCTCGACATCGACCAGCTCGGCTACGAGCCGGAGCAGAAGGCGCTGCTGCTGGACGTGATCAAGCGCCCCTACGGCATGGTGCTGGTGACCGGCCCCACCGGCAGCGGCAAGACCGTCTCGCTGTACACCTTCCTGAACCTGCTGAACCAGGGCGACATCAATATCTCCACGGCCGAGGACCCGGCTGAAATCCAGCTGCCGGGGATCAACCAGGTCAATGTCAACGACAAGGCCGGGCTGACCTTCGCCGCTGCGCTGCGGTCGTTCCTGCGCCAGGATCCGGACATCATCATGGTCGGTGAGATCCGCGACCTGGAAACCGCCGACATTTCCATCAAGGCCGCGCAGACCGGCCACCTGGTGTTGTCGACGCTGCACACCAACGACGCGCCGACCACGCTGACCCGCCTGATGAACATGGGCGTGGCCCCGTTCAATATTGCGTCGAGCGTGCTGATGATCACAGCGCAGCGGCTGGCGCGGCGGCTGTGCACCTGCAAGCGCCAGGGCGAGATCCCGCGCGAGGCCTTGCTGGAAGCGGGCTTCCGCGAGCGCGACCTGGACGGCAGCTGGCAGCCCTGGCATCCGGTCGGCTGCGAGCGCTGCAACGGCAGTGGCTACAAGGGCCGCTGCGGCATCTACCAGGTAATGCCGATCACCGAGGCCATGCAGGAGATCATCCTGGCGCATGGCACCGCGCTGCAGATTGCCGAGCAGGCGCGCAAGGACGGCGTGCTATCGTTGCGCGAAGCGGGGCTGCTGAAGGTCAGGCAGGGCGTCACGTCACTCGAAGAAGTGCTGGCGACCACGAACACGTAG
- a CDS encoding type II secretion system F family protein produces the protein MATRAPAAGARTAAPSRAKSGKGRKAPTQYIFEWEGKDRKGKTFTGELRAENQAEVTATLRKQGLTIVRLKKRKAARGRKITEKDIAYFTRQLSTMLKAGIPLLQSIDIIARGHVNPNFTQLLSDIRFDIEAGSSMAAAFRRHPKYFDTLYCNLIDAGEQGGILDSLLERLSLYMEKTIALKGQIKSAMIYPIAVLTVAFAVTVILMLFVIPAFKGVFSSFGANLPAPTLLVIAISDFFVQYWYLVIGAPVAGISFYLRALKKSEKVQRATDRALLKLPIFGSLFRKAVIARWTRTLATMFAAGTPLVESMESVAGAAGNWVYYDATREIEQSVRIGTSLTNAMQATHVFDNMVLQMTQIGEESGALDNMLLKVAEFYEREVDDAVAAISSLIEPLIIVVLGVLIGGMVVAMYLPIFKLGQVV, from the coding sequence ATGGCGACGCGCGCACCAGCAGCGGGCGCCCGGACGGCGGCACCGTCACGGGCCAAATCAGGGAAGGGACGCAAGGCCCCCACCCAGTACATCTTCGAGTGGGAAGGCAAGGACCGCAAGGGCAAGACCTTCACCGGCGAGTTGCGCGCCGAGAACCAGGCCGAGGTCACCGCGACCCTGCGCAAGCAGGGCCTGACCATCGTCAGGCTGAAGAAGCGCAAGGCCGCGCGCGGGCGCAAGATCACCGAGAAGGACATCGCCTACTTCACGAGGCAGCTGTCGACCATGCTCAAGGCCGGCATCCCGCTGCTGCAGTCGATCGACATCATCGCGCGCGGGCACGTGAACCCCAACTTCACCCAGCTGCTGTCCGACATCCGCTTCGACATCGAGGCCGGCAGCAGCATGGCCGCGGCGTTCCGGCGCCATCCGAAGTACTTCGATACGCTGTACTGCAACCTGATCGATGCCGGCGAACAGGGCGGCATCCTCGATTCGCTGCTGGAGCGCCTGTCGCTCTACATGGAGAAGACCATCGCGCTGAAGGGGCAGATCAAGTCCGCGATGATCTACCCGATCGCCGTGCTGACCGTCGCCTTTGCCGTCACGGTGATCCTGATGCTGTTCGTGATCCCGGCGTTCAAGGGCGTGTTCTCCAGCTTCGGCGCCAACCTGCCGGCACCGACGCTGCTGGTAATCGCGATCTCGGACTTCTTTGTCCAGTACTGGTACCTGGTGATCGGCGCGCCGGTGGCCGGCATCAGCTTCTACCTGCGCGCGCTGAAGAAATCCGAAAAGGTGCAGCGCGCCACCGACCGCGCGCTGCTGAAGCTGCCGATCTTCGGCAGCCTGTTCCGCAAAGCCGTGATCGCGCGCTGGACCCGCACGCTGGCGACGATGTTCGCGGCCGGCACGCCGCTGGTGGAATCGATGGAGTCGGTGGCGGGCGCGGCCGGCAACTGGGTCTACTACGACGCCACCCGCGAGATCGAGCAATCGGTGCGCATCGGCACCAGCCTGACCAACGCGATGCAGGCGACCCATGTGTTCGACAACATGGTGCTGCAGATGACGCAGATCGGCGAAGAATCCGGCGCGCTGGACAACATGCTGCTGAAGGTTGCGGAATTCTACGAGCGCGAGGTCGACGATGCCGTCGCCGCCATCTCCAGCCTGATCGAGCCGCTGATCATCGTGGTGCTGGGCGTGCTGATCGGCGGCATGGTGGTGGCGATGTACCTGCCGATCTTCAAGCTGGGACAGGTGGTGTAA
- a CDS encoding prepilin peptidase has protein sequence MQFAWSASPYPAGAATGTAPLLHALTALPPVFLVAAAALLGLVVGSFLNVVIHRVPRMMERDEANYIAELRGDPLPYPGRYNLMVPRSACPHCGHAIAPWENVPVLSYLLLRGRCSACKAPISVRYPLVELACAVLSALVAWRFGPGAQALAALVLVWGLLALTMIDADTQLLPDQITLPLLWIGLLLNVAGLFVALPDAVIGAAAGYLVLWLAYWLFRLLRGKEGMGFGDFKLMAALGAWFGWQALPALVLLSSVAGVVFGLVNIALRRQQRDTPFPFGPFIALAGVVVLLFGPGVLPLFAW, from the coding sequence ATGCAGTTTGCGTGGTCCGCATCTCCCTATCCAGCTGGAGCCGCAACCGGAACCGCCCCGCTGCTGCACGCACTGACGGCGCTGCCGCCCGTGTTCCTGGTGGCGGCCGCCGCGCTGCTGGGGCTGGTGGTCGGCAGTTTCCTCAACGTGGTGATCCACCGCGTGCCGCGCATGATGGAGCGCGACGAGGCCAACTATATCGCCGAGCTGCGCGGCGACCCGCTGCCCTACCCCGGCCGCTACAACCTGATGGTGCCGCGCTCGGCCTGCCCGCATTGCGGCCATGCCATCGCCCCGTGGGAAAACGTGCCGGTGCTGAGCTACCTGTTGCTGCGCGGCCGCTGCTCGGCGTGCAAGGCGCCGATCAGCGTGCGTTATCCGCTGGTGGAACTGGCCTGCGCCGTGCTGAGCGCGCTGGTGGCATGGCGCTTCGGCCCGGGCGCGCAGGCGCTGGCCGCGCTGGTGCTGGTGTGGGGACTGCTGGCGCTGACCATGATCGATGCCGATACGCAGTTGCTGCCCGACCAGATCACGCTGCCGCTACTGTGGATCGGGCTGCTGCTGAACGTCGCCGGCCTGTTCGTGGCGCTGCCCGACGCGGTGATCGGCGCCGCCGCCGGCTACCTGGTGCTGTGGCTTGCCTACTGGCTGTTCCGGCTGCTGCGCGGCAAGGAAGGCATGGGCTTTGGCGACTTCAAGCTGATGGCGGCGCTCGGTGCCTGGTTCGGCTGGCAGGCGCTGCCGGCGCTGGTGCTGCTGTCGTCGGTGGCCGGGGTGGTGTTCGGGCTGGTCAATATCGCGCTGCGCCGCCAGCAGCGCGACACGCCGTTCCCGTTCGGGCCCTTCATTGCGCTGGCTGGCGTGGTGGTGCTGCTGTTCGGACCCGGGGTGCTGCCGCTGTTTGCCTGGTAA
- the coaE gene encoding dephospho-CoA kinase (Dephospho-CoA kinase (CoaE) performs the final step in coenzyme A biosynthesis.) encodes MLEIGLTGGIGSGKTRVADMFAARGAAIIDTDLLAHEITAPGGRAIPALVEAFGPACLRPDGAMDRDAMRALVFADAAAKARLEAITHPLIRALTTERAQSIRDAGAHPYLIYVVPLLVESGSWRERVGRVLVVDCSEATQVARVMSRNGFSREQVLAIMARQATRAARLACADDVIDNDGPVQALVAQVDRLDRYYRELSGAGTVHS; translated from the coding sequence ATGCTGGAAATCGGACTGACCGGCGGCATCGGCAGCGGCAAGACTCGCGTGGCCGACATGTTCGCCGCGCGCGGCGCCGCGATCATCGACACCGACCTGCTTGCGCACGAGATCACCGCCCCGGGCGGGCGCGCCATCCCGGCGCTGGTCGAGGCCTTCGGTCCCGCCTGCCTGCGCCCGGACGGTGCCATGGACCGTGACGCGATGCGCGCGCTGGTGTTTGCCGACGCCGCCGCAAAGGCGCGGCTCGAAGCCATCACGCATCCGCTGATCCGTGCGCTGACCACCGAACGCGCGCAGTCGATCCGTGATGCCGGCGCGCATCCCTACCTGATCTACGTGGTGCCGCTGCTGGTGGAATCGGGCTCGTGGCGCGAGCGCGTGGGCCGCGTGCTGGTGGTCGACTGCAGCGAAGCCACGCAGGTGGCGCGCGTGATGTCGCGCAACGGCTTCAGCCGCGAACAGGTGCTGGCGATCATGGCCAGGCAGGCGACGCGCGCCGCGCGCCTGGCATGTGCCGACGACGTCATCGACAACGACGGGCCGGTGCAGGCGCTGGTGGCGCAGGTCGACCGGCTCGACCGCTACTACCGTGAACTGTCGGGCGCGGGCACGGTCCATTCATGA
- the zapD gene encoding cell division protein ZapD, whose protein sequence is MILYEYPFNERIRTLLRLEDLFDRLEYFLGQDHAQQHHVALTTLFEIIDVAGRADLKTDLIKELERQRQALAPLRANPQIDQDALDSVIGEIEQGIALLNQTVGKAGQLLTDNEWLTSIRSRAIIPGGTCEFDLPAYYAWQHRPAEDRRADILKWARPLVSLRMGTTIVLRLLREAGQSGKVIATGGSYQQMLSGRSYQLMQVYLDDSLLAFIPEMSANKYMLWVRFTQQDGDLRPRSVDADIPFLLKLCNF, encoded by the coding sequence TTGATTCTGTACGAATACCCTTTCAACGAACGCATCAGGACACTCCTGCGCCTGGAGGACCTGTTCGATCGGCTGGAATACTTCCTCGGCCAGGATCATGCCCAGCAGCATCATGTCGCGCTGACCACGCTGTTCGAGATCATCGACGTCGCCGGCCGCGCCGACCTGAAGACCGACCTGATCAAGGAACTGGAGCGCCAGCGCCAGGCGCTGGCGCCGCTGCGCGCCAACCCGCAGATCGACCAGGACGCGCTCGACTCGGTGATCGGCGAGATCGAGCAGGGCATCGCGCTGCTCAACCAGACTGTCGGCAAGGCCGGCCAGCTGCTGACCGACAACGAGTGGCTGACCAGCATCCGCAGCCGCGCGATCATTCCTGGCGGCACCTGCGAGTTCGACCTGCCCGCCTACTATGCATGGCAGCACCGTCCCGCCGAGGACCGCCGCGCCGATATCCTGAAATGGGCGCGTCCGCTGGTATCGCTGCGCATGGGCACCACCATCGTGCTGCGGCTGCTGCGCGAAGCCGGCCAGAGCGGCAAGGTGATCGCCACCGGCGGCAGCTACCAGCAGATGCTGTCGGGCCGCAGCTACCAGCTGATGCAGGTGTACCTGGACGATTCGCTGCTGGCCTTCATCCCCGAGATGAGCGCCAACAAGTACATGCTGTGGGTGCGCTTCACGCAGCAGGACGGCGACCTGCGCCCGCGCTCGGTCGATGCCGATATCCCGTTCCTGCTGAAACTCTGCAATTTCTGA
- a CDS encoding DNA gyrase inhibitor YacG yields MPAVVKCPTCGTEVAWVPDNKFRPFCSERCKQIDLGAWASEKYVIGGKPGETSADQSEDEDD; encoded by the coding sequence ATGCCTGCTGTCGTCAAATGCCCCACCTGCGGCACCGAGGTGGCCTGGGTGCCCGACAACAAATTCCGCCCGTTCTGTTCCGAACGCTGCAAGCAGATCGATCTTGGCGCCTGGGCGTCGGAGAAATACGTGATCGGCGGCAAGCCGGGCGAGACCTCCGCCGACCAGTCAGAAGACGAGGACGACTGA
- a CDS encoding OPT family oligopeptide transporter, which translates to MLRADRIADDVTLPELTLRGIILGALITVVFTASNIYLGLKVGLTFSSAIPAAVISMAVLRLFPGANILENNMVQTQASAAGTLSSIIFILPGLVMLGHWQGFPFWQTLAICAAGGMLGVVFSIPLRHAMVVQSELPYPEGVAAAEILRVGSAAPAEAAPGQKPQATGLADLMAGGLVAGLFSFAASGLRVLAEGANFWLSAGASVVRLSMGFSLALVGAGYLVGIVGGLAMLLGLVLTWGVAVPWLTAVTPRPDGATLSAFGTMVWSQQARFIGAGTIGIAAIWTLLSLAKPMLYGIRASFGALQAGPAGQGSVPRTQQDMPAKWIGLVMLALLAVLVTVFAWFLAPAPLDGGARWRLVVYAVVFAFIFGFLVAAACGYMAGLVGSSASPISGIGIIAVILVSLLILLAGQADGLLATPEGGKFAIALAIFTTSAVVAVASIANDNLQDLKTGWLVGATPWRQQVALLIGCVVGAAVIPPVLELLYSAYGFAGALPRAGMDPNQALAAPQATLMTAIATGIFTHQLNWTMILIGIGLGVVLIAIDEMLRRRGGAARLPVLAVGIGIYLPPTISSALVVGAVLSWLLLRAERRRASARGDDVKLALEHAERRGTLLASGLIVGESLVGVMLAAVIGLSGSDAPLALVGGGFEATAQWLGLAVFVLVCVGFYRRVLAAAH; encoded by the coding sequence ATGCTACGTGCCGATCGTATCGCCGACGACGTTACCCTGCCTGAACTGACCCTGCGCGGCATCATCCTCGGTGCGCTGATCACGGTCGTGTTCACCGCGTCGAACATCTACCTGGGCCTGAAGGTCGGCCTGACCTTCTCGTCGGCGATCCCGGCGGCCGTGATCTCGATGGCCGTGCTGCGGCTCTTTCCCGGCGCCAACATCCTGGAAAACAACATGGTGCAGACGCAGGCCTCGGCCGCGGGCACCCTGTCGTCGATCATCTTTATCCTGCCGGGCCTGGTGATGCTGGGCCACTGGCAGGGCTTCCCGTTCTGGCAGACGCTGGCGATCTGCGCGGCCGGCGGCATGCTGGGCGTGGTGTTCAGCATCCCGCTGCGCCATGCCATGGTGGTGCAGAGCGAGCTGCCCTACCCGGAGGGCGTGGCCGCGGCGGAAATCCTGCGCGTGGGCAGCGCCGCGCCGGCTGAAGCCGCACCGGGCCAGAAGCCGCAGGCGACCGGCCTGGCCGACCTGATGGCCGGGGGCCTGGTCGCGGGGCTGTTCAGCTTTGCCGCGAGCGGGCTGCGCGTGCTGGCCGAGGGCGCCAACTTCTGGCTGTCGGCGGGCGCCTCGGTGGTGCGGCTGTCGATGGGCTTCTCGCTGGCGCTGGTGGGAGCGGGCTACCTGGTCGGCATCGTCGGCGGGCTGGCGATGCTGCTCGGGCTGGTGCTGACCTGGGGCGTCGCGGTGCCGTGGCTGACCGCCGTCACGCCGCGCCCGGACGGCGCCACGCTGTCGGCGTTCGGCACCATGGTATGGAGCCAGCAGGCGCGCTTTATCGGCGCCGGCACCATCGGCATTGCCGCGATCTGGACGCTGCTGTCGCTGGCGAAGCCGATGCTTTACGGCATCCGCGCCTCGTTCGGCGCGCTGCAGGCAGGTCCGGCGGGGCAGGGCAGCGTGCCGCGCACGCAGCAGGACATGCCGGCGAAGTGGATCGGCCTGGTGATGCTGGCGCTGCTGGCGGTGCTGGTGACGGTGTTCGCCTGGTTCCTCGCGCCGGCGCCGCTCGATGGCGGCGCGCGCTGGCGCCTGGTGGTCTACGCGGTGGTGTTCGCCTTCATCTTCGGTTTCCTGGTGGCGGCGGCGTGCGGCTACATGGCCGGACTGGTGGGCTCGTCGGCCAGCCCGATTTCGGGCATCGGCATCATCGCGGTGATCCTGGTGTCGCTGCTGATCCTGCTGGCGGGGCAGGCCGACGGGCTGCTGGCCACGCCCGAGGGCGGCAAGTTTGCGATCGCGCTGGCGATCTTCACCACCTCGGCGGTGGTGGCGGTAGCCTCGATCGCCAATGACAACCTGCAGGACCTGAAGACCGGCTGGCTGGTGGGCGCCACGCCGTGGCGCCAGCAGGTGGCGCTGCTGATCGGCTGCGTGGTGGGCGCCGCGGTGATCCCGCCGGTGCTGGAGCTGCTCTACAGCGCCTACGGCTTCGCCGGCGCGCTGCCGCGTGCGGGCATGGACCCGAACCAGGCGCTGGCCGCGCCGCAGGCGACGCTGATGACCGCCATCGCCACCGGCATCTTCACCCACCAGCTCAACTGGACCATGATCCTGATCGGCATCGGGCTGGGCGTGGTGCTGATCGCCATCGACGAGATGCTGCGCCGCCGTGGCGGCGCGGCGCGCCTGCCGGTGCTGGCGGTGGGCATCGGCATCTACCTGCCGCCGACGATCAGCTCGGCGCTGGTGGTGGGGGCGGTGCTGTCGTGGCTGTTGCTGCGCGCCGAGCGCCGCCGCGCCAGCGCGCGCGGCGACGATGTGAAGCTGGCGCTGGAGCATGCCGAGCGGCGCGGCACGCTGCTGGCATCCGGGCTGATCGTCGGCGAAAGCCTGGTCGGCGTGATGCTGGCCGCGGTGATCGGCCTGTCGGGCAGCGATGCGCCGCTGGCGCTGGTGGGGGGCGGGTTTGAAGCCACCGCGCAGTGGCTGGGCCTGGCGGTGTTCGTGCTGGTGTGCGTGGGCTTTTACCGCCGCGTGCTGGCGGCGGCGCACTGA
- a CDS encoding NUDIX domain-containing protein: MSASTQSPAPAGGNPPRKVTEVAVGVLVQPDGRFLLAQRPAGKPYEGYWEFPGGKLEPGESVEAALARELHEELGLDVTQCERWHILEHDYPHAYVRLHFCKVTDWQGEPVGREGQAFSWQGTPVTVGPLLPATIPVVAWLAEETRNG, from the coding sequence ATGAGCGCGTCCACGCAGAGCCCCGCACCCGCAGGCGGCAACCCGCCGCGCAAGGTCACCGAGGTCGCGGTCGGCGTGCTGGTGCAGCCCGACGGCCGCTTCCTGCTGGCGCAGCGCCCGGCCGGCAAGCCCTACGAGGGCTACTGGGAATTCCCCGGCGGCAAGCTGGAACCGGGCGAGTCGGTCGAGGCGGCGCTGGCGCGCGAGCTGCACGAAGAGCTGGGCCTTGATGTCACGCAATGCGAGCGCTGGCACATCCTGGAACATGACTACCCGCACGCCTATGTGCGGCTGCATTTCTGCAAGGTCACGGACTGGCAGGGCGAGCCCGTCGGCCGCGAAGGCCAGGCGTTCTCGTGGCAGGGCACGCCGGTGACGGTGGGGCCGCTGCTGCCGGCCACCATTCCCGTGGTGGCGTGGCTGGCCGAGGAAACGCGCAACGGCTGA
- a CDS encoding ATP-binding protein: MSDLAARLDNFLARLEQWLPPQLSDADWQEAVAFRWRKRQSLFGNIGYLQPVRQLPPIHLDDLKNIERQKDAIVGNTRQFVNRLPANNVLLTGARGTGKSSLIKACLNAFVQDGLRLVEVDKDDLGDLGDIVELVSQRPERFVIFCDDLSFEEGESGYKSLKSALDGSVAAQSDNVLIYATSNRRHLLPEYMKDNESYRHTDDGEIHPGEVVEEKISLSERFGLWLSFYPPKQDEYLTIVGHWLRHFGCTDEDIAAARGDALVWALERGSRSGRVAWQFARDWGGKHGKPYLPDVPNVPGGAKA; this comes from the coding sequence ATGTCTGACCTCGCCGCCCGCCTCGACAACTTCCTCGCCCGACTCGAACAATGGCTGCCGCCGCAACTGAGCGATGCGGACTGGCAGGAGGCGGTCGCGTTCCGCTGGCGCAAGCGCCAGAGCCTGTTCGGCAATATCGGCTACCTGCAGCCGGTACGCCAGCTGCCGCCGATCCACCTGGACGACCTGAAGAACATCGAGCGCCAGAAGGACGCCATCGTCGGCAATACGCGCCAGTTCGTGAACCGGCTGCCGGCCAACAACGTGCTGCTGACCGGCGCGCGCGGCACCGGCAAGTCGTCGCTGATCAAGGCCTGCCTCAATGCCTTCGTCCAGGACGGGCTGCGGCTGGTCGAGGTCGACAAGGACGACCTGGGCGACCTCGGCGATATCGTCGAACTGGTCTCGCAGCGGCCCGAGCGCTTCGTGATCTTCTGCGACGACCTGTCGTTCGAGGAAGGCGAATCGGGCTACAAGTCGCTCAAGTCGGCGCTGGACGGCTCGGTCGCGGCGCAGTCGGACAACGTGCTGATCTACGCCACCTCCAACCGCCGGCACCTGCTGCCGGAGTACATGAAGGACAACGAGAGCTACCGCCACACCGACGACGGCGAGATCCATCCCGGCGAAGTGGTGGAAGAGAAGATCTCGCTGTCGGAGCGCTTCGGGCTGTGGCTGTCGTTCTACCCGCCCAAGCAGGACGAGTACCTGACCATCGTCGGCCACTGGCTGCGGCATTTCGGCTGCACCGACGAGGACATCGCCGCCGCGCGCGGCGACGCGCTGGTGTGGGCGCTGGAGCGCGGCTCGCGCTCGGGCCGCGTGGCCTGGCAGTTCGCGCGCGACTGGGGCGGCAAGCACGGCAAGCCGTACCTGCCCGACGTGCCCAACGTGCCGGGCGGGGCCAAGGCATGA
- the argJ gene encoding bifunctional glutamate N-acetyltransferase/amino-acid acetyltransferase ArgJ — protein sequence MPVNLPLPQAENLKPVAGVELGWAEAGIRKPNRKDVLVVRVAEGSTVAGVFTSNRFCAAPVQVCREHLAAGKGIRALVVNTGNANAGTGEQGLANARATCDALAAQLGIDAAQVLPFSTGVILEQLPMERLLAGLPAAVANASADNWLAAAEAIMTTDTQPKVASRTVQVDGKTVTLSGISKGAGMIRPNMATMLGFIAMDAAVAQPVLQALVTHAADHSFNSITIDGDTSTNDSFVLIASGKSGAAVDRAEGAAFEALRDAVTGLAQELAQMIVRDGEGATKLMTIRVEGGKNVAECRQIAYAVAHSPLVKTAFYASDPNLGRILAAVGYAGVDDLDVNRVNLWLDDVWVARDGGRNPAYREEDGQRVMKQAEITVRIALGRGNAEATVWTCDLSHDYVSINADYRS from the coding sequence ATGCCCGTCAATCTTCCGCTGCCGCAGGCAGAGAACCTGAAACCCGTCGCCGGCGTGGAGCTGGGCTGGGCCGAGGCCGGCATCCGCAAGCCCAACCGCAAGGACGTGCTGGTGGTGCGCGTGGCCGAAGGCAGCACGGTGGCCGGCGTCTTCACCAGCAACCGCTTCTGCGCCGCGCCGGTGCAGGTCTGCCGCGAGCATCTGGCCGCCGGAAAGGGCATCCGCGCGCTGGTGGTCAACACCGGCAATGCCAACGCCGGCACCGGCGAGCAGGGCCTGGCCAACGCCCGCGCCACCTGCGACGCGCTGGCCGCGCAGCTGGGCATCGATGCCGCGCAGGTGCTGCCGTTCTCGACCGGCGTGATTCTCGAGCAACTGCCGATGGAGCGCCTGCTGGCCGGGCTGCCCGCCGCCGTCGCCAACGCCAGCGCCGACAACTGGCTGGCCGCCGCGGAAGCGATCATGACCACCGACACGCAGCCCAAGGTCGCATCGCGCACGGTGCAGGTCGACGGCAAGACCGTGACGCTGTCGGGCATCAGCAAGGGCGCCGGCATGATCCGCCCCAATATGGCGACCATGCTCGGCTTCATCGCCATGGATGCCGCCGTGGCGCAGCCCGTGCTGCAGGCGCTGGTGACGCACGCCGCCGACCACTCCTTCAACAGCATCACCATCGACGGCGATACCTCGACCAACGATTCGTTCGTGCTGATCGCCTCGGGCAAGTCGGGCGCGGCGGTCGACCGTGCCGAAGGCGCGGCGTTTGAAGCGCTGCGCGATGCCGTGACGGGCCTGGCGCAAGAGCTGGCGCAGATGATCGTGCGCGATGGCGAAGGCGCGACCAAGCTGATGACCATCCGCGTCGAAGGCGGCAAGAACGTGGCCGAGTGCCGCCAGATCGCCTATGCGGTGGCGCATTCACCGCTGGTCAAGACCGCGTTCTATGCCTCGGACCCCAACCTGGGCCGCATCCTGGCCGCGGTGGGCTACGCCGGCGTGGACGATCTGGATGTCAACCGCGTCAACCTGTGGCTGGACGATGTCTGGGTCGCCCGCGACGGCGGCCGCAACCCCGCCTACCGCGAGGAAGACGGCCAGCGCGTGATGAAGCAGGCCGAGATCACCGTTCGCATCGCGCTCGGCCGCGGCAATGCCGAAGCCACCGTATGGACCTGCGACCTGTCGCACGACTACGTGTCGATCAACGCCGACTACCGCTCCTGA